A genomic stretch from Arthrobacter sp. KBS0702 includes:
- a CDS encoding 1-acyl-sn-glycerol-3-phosphate acyltransferase, which translates to MKETAKSHITFVIVAGIVRPVMNLLMNKKWEGLEKLPAGGFIAVPNHCTEIDPLVIGHMLYNQKRMPHFLAKGSLFKVPVLGSVLRNTKQVPVERSTAGANRSLQVAREVVDEGGAIIIYPEGTLTRDPELWPMKGHTGAARMALESGIPVVPMAHWGAHEVFPRYAKRFHVFPRKTSRVLVGDPVDLSAFAGRPLDKATLTEATNVIMDAISELLASLRGGQPPLVRWDPSAHNQSTHGRFVERGGNPGTASNPGTAADSGTATDGVQ; encoded by the coding sequence GTGAAGGAAACGGCCAAGAGCCACATCACCTTTGTCATTGTGGCCGGGATCGTCCGGCCAGTCATGAACCTGCTGATGAACAAGAAGTGGGAGGGACTGGAAAAACTCCCTGCCGGCGGGTTCATTGCCGTGCCCAACCACTGCACCGAGATTGATCCCTTGGTGATCGGGCACATGCTCTACAACCAGAAGCGGATGCCGCACTTCCTCGCCAAGGGCAGCCTCTTCAAGGTCCCCGTGCTGGGCTCGGTGTTGCGCAACACCAAGCAGGTCCCGGTGGAACGCTCGACGGCGGGCGCCAACCGCTCGTTGCAGGTCGCCAGGGAAGTGGTGGATGAGGGCGGCGCCATCATCATCTATCCCGAGGGAACGCTGACCCGCGACCCCGAGCTGTGGCCGATGAAGGGCCACACCGGCGCAGCGAGGATGGCGCTGGAAAGCGGCATCCCGGTTGTCCCGATGGCGCACTGGGGGGCGCATGAGGTCTTCCCGCGCTACGCCAAGCGGTTCCACGTCTTCCCTCGGAAAACGTCCCGGGTGCTCGTAGGCGACCCGGTGGACCTGAGCGCGTTCGCCGGCCGGCCGCTGGACAAGGCGACGCTGACCGAGGCGACGAACGTGATCATGGACGCCATCTCCGAACTGCTGGCCAGCCTGCGCGGCGGACAGCCGCCACTGGTGCGCTGGGACCCCTCGGCGCACAACCAGTCCACCCACGGGCGCTTCGTCGAACGCGGCGGCAACCCCGGCACCGCCTCGAACCCCGGCACCGCCGCAGACAGTGGCACCGCCACGGACGGTGTCCAGTGA
- the murA gene encoding UDP-N-acetylglucosamine 1-carboxyvinyltransferase, whose translation MSSVLTIRGGVPLTGRVTVRGAKNLVPKAMVAALLGNEPSVLRNVPEIKDVEVVTSLLQLHGVTVDKDPVTGDLTLDPTNAKTASHTAIDAHAGDSRIPILLCGPLIHAIGEAFIPDLGGCKIGDRPIDYHLNVLRQFGAVVEKRPGGIHISAPNGLKGAKIALPYPSVGATEQVLLSATRAEGITELSGAATEPEIVDLIAVLQKMGAIISVQTDRTIRIEGVQDLGGYNHRALSDRNESASWASAALVTRGDIFVEGATQRDMMTFLNTYRKVGGGMDIGDDGIRFYHPGGKLSPLVLETDVHPGFMTDWQQPLIVALTQAEGVSIVHETVYENRFGFTDALVRMGANIQVHRECLGSVPCRFGQRNFLHSAVISGPTQLKGTDIDVPDLRGGFSHLIAALAATGTSRVTGIDIINRGYERFTEKLAGLGADFDITSAR comes from the coding sequence ATGAGTAGTGTTCTGACAATCCGCGGAGGCGTCCCGCTGACCGGCCGCGTCACCGTCCGCGGGGCCAAGAATCTTGTCCCCAAGGCGATGGTTGCTGCCCTGCTGGGCAATGAGCCGTCCGTGTTGCGCAACGTCCCCGAAATCAAGGACGTTGAGGTTGTCACCAGCCTGCTCCAGCTCCACGGCGTCACAGTGGACAAGGACCCCGTCACCGGGGACCTCACGCTGGATCCGACCAATGCCAAGACGGCCTCGCACACGGCCATCGACGCACACGCCGGTGACTCGCGCATCCCGATCCTGCTCTGCGGACCCCTGATCCACGCCATCGGCGAGGCGTTCATCCCGGACCTCGGCGGCTGCAAGATCGGCGACCGCCCGATCGACTACCACCTGAACGTGCTGCGCCAGTTCGGCGCCGTCGTCGAGAAGCGCCCTGGCGGCATCCACATTTCCGCCCCCAACGGGCTCAAGGGCGCCAAGATCGCGCTGCCCTACCCGTCTGTCGGGGCAACCGAGCAGGTCCTGCTCAGCGCCACCCGCGCCGAGGGCATCACCGAACTGTCCGGCGCAGCCACCGAACCCGAGATCGTCGACCTCATCGCCGTGTTGCAGAAGATGGGCGCGATCATCAGCGTCCAGACCGACCGCACCATCCGGATCGAGGGCGTCCAGGATCTGGGAGGCTATAACCACCGGGCCCTGTCCGACCGCAACGAATCCGCGTCCTGGGCCTCCGCAGCGCTGGTGACCCGCGGCGACATCTTCGTCGAGGGCGCCACGCAGCGCGACATGATGACGTTCCTGAACACCTACCGCAAGGTGGGCGGCGGCATGGACATCGGCGACGACGGCATCCGCTTCTACCACCCCGGCGGCAAGCTCAGCCCGCTGGTGCTCGAAACCGACGTGCACCCCGGCTTCATGACCGACTGGCAGCAGCCGCTCATCGTTGCCCTGACCCAGGCGGAGGGTGTCTCGATCGTGCACGAGACCGTCTACGAAAACCGCTTCGGCTTCACCGATGCCCTGGTCCGGATGGGCGCCAACATCCAGGTCCACCGCGAGTGCCTCGGCAGCGTTCCGTGCCGCTTCGGCCAGCGGAACTTCCTGCACTCGGCCGTCATCTCCGGCCCGACGCAGCTCAAGGGGACCGACATTGACGTGCCGGACCTGCGCGGCGGCTTCAGCCACCTCATCGCCGCCCTGGCGGCCACCGGTACGTCCCGGGTCACCGGCATCGACATCATCAACCGCGGCTACGAGCGCTTCACCGAGAAGCTCGCCGGCCTGGGTGCCGATTTCGACATCACCTCGGCCCGGTAG
- a CDS encoding TspO/MBR family protein has translation MKISTVAWTAAATAATAAAGGVATDPDGGWYRGLRKPEWQPPAIAFPVVWTALYADLAVSSAVALDSGAGADAGGTTRQQELAAYRAALAANLVLNASWSWLFWRARRPWVAAAECAVLTASSADLVRRTYKLNRRAGTALAPYAAWCAFATALSTAVARLNGGTTAN, from the coding sequence ATGAAAATCAGCACCGTGGCATGGACAGCGGCTGCGACGGCAGCTACAGCGGCGGCCGGGGGAGTGGCCACCGATCCCGACGGCGGATGGTACCGGGGGCTGCGCAAACCCGAATGGCAGCCGCCTGCCATCGCATTTCCCGTGGTCTGGACCGCGCTGTACGCGGACCTGGCCGTGAGCTCCGCCGTCGCGCTGGACAGCGGCGCGGGGGCAGACGCCGGCGGCACAACGAGGCAGCAGGAATTGGCCGCCTATCGGGCCGCCTTGGCAGCGAACCTCGTGCTCAATGCGTCGTGGAGCTGGCTCTTCTGGCGCGCCCGCCGGCCGTGGGTGGCCGCGGCCGAATGCGCCGTGCTGACTGCGAGCAGCGCAGATCTGGTGCGGCGTACCTACAAACTCAACCGCCGTGCCGGGACGGCCCTAGCCCCTTATGCCGCGTGGTGCGCCTTCGCCACCGCGTTGTCGACCGCGGTGGCGAGGCTGAACGGCGGCACGACGGCGAACTGA
- a CDS encoding HNH endonuclease signature motif containing protein, whose translation MDGMQGPDVALTASVTVADLARIVADLPAPASAAALIDETRELEDLKSALAARQARLSVTFDLLQRREQAAAGLPADQLGSGVAAQIALARRESPARGGRLLGLARALVTEMPHTLAALETGQLNEWRATLLVRETACLPAADRTAVDEELAPDTGAFDGAGDRAITAAARAAAYRRDPRSATQRAAHAETERHVSLRPAPDTMCYLTALLPVAQGVAVHAALTRAADAARSDGDTRSRGQLMADTLLERTTGKAGGISGIEIQLVMTDRTPLQGDSEPARLPGYGIVPAGWARALLQNARTAAAGGSGDEQVFSTWLRRLYTAPATGDLVAMDSRARLFPPGHRRFIQARDHTCRTPYCDAPIRHLDHIIPWHNGGTTNLGNGAGLCEACNHTKETPGWNAQPRPGPRHTLQLTTPTGHNYHSTAPPLPGTALLAAVSRLSTCPAA comes from the coding sequence ATGGACGGCATGCAAGGGCCCGACGTGGCTCTAACGGCAAGCGTGACGGTCGCGGACCTTGCGCGAATTGTGGCCGACCTCCCGGCTCCGGCCAGTGCCGCAGCGCTCATCGACGAAACACGCGAGCTGGAGGACCTAAAGTCAGCCCTGGCCGCCCGCCAGGCCCGCTTGTCCGTCACGTTCGATTTGCTCCAGCGCCGCGAACAAGCCGCCGCCGGTCTGCCGGCCGACCAGTTGGGGTCCGGCGTTGCGGCTCAGATCGCCCTCGCCCGGCGCGAATCCCCCGCCCGCGGCGGCCGGCTCCTCGGCCTCGCCCGGGCCCTTGTCACCGAAATGCCGCACACCCTCGCCGCCCTCGAAACCGGGCAGCTCAACGAATGGCGCGCCACCCTCCTGGTCCGTGAAACCGCCTGCCTGCCCGCGGCCGACCGGACCGCCGTCGACGAGGAACTCGCCCCCGACACCGGAGCCTTCGACGGCGCCGGCGACCGGGCCATCACCGCCGCGGCCCGCGCCGCCGCCTACCGGCGCGACCCCCGCTCCGCCACCCAACGCGCCGCACACGCCGAGACCGAACGCCACGTCAGCCTCCGCCCCGCACCGGACACCATGTGCTACCTCACCGCCCTGCTCCCCGTCGCCCAGGGGGTCGCCGTCCACGCCGCACTCACCCGGGCCGCGGACGCTGCACGCTCCGACGGCGACACCCGCTCCCGCGGCCAGCTCATGGCCGACACACTGCTCGAACGCACCACCGGCAAGGCAGGCGGGATCAGCGGCATCGAAATCCAACTCGTCATGACCGACCGCACCCCCCTCCAAGGCGACAGCGAACCCGCCCGGCTCCCCGGCTACGGCATCGTCCCCGCCGGGTGGGCCCGGGCCCTGCTCCAGAACGCACGCACCGCCGCCGCGGGCGGCTCCGGCGACGAACAGGTCTTTTCGACCTGGCTCCGCCGGCTCTACACCGCCCCCGCCACCGGCGACCTCGTCGCCATGGACTCCCGCGCCCGGCTCTTCCCGCCCGGACACCGCCGCTTCATCCAGGCCCGGGACCACACCTGCCGCACCCCCTACTGCGACGCCCCCATCCGCCACCTGGACCACATCATCCCCTGGCACAACGGCGGCACCACCAACCTCGGCAACGGCGCCGGACTCTGCGAAGCCTGCAACCACACCAAAGAAACCCCCGGCTGGAACGCCCAACCCCGCCCCGGACCCCGACACACCCTCCAACTCACAACCCCAACCGGCCACAACTACCACTCCACCGCCCCGCCACTACCGGGAACGGCATTGCTGGCGGCGGTCTCCCGACTCTCGACTTGTCCCGCTGCATAG
- the leuD gene encoding 3-isopropylmalate dehydratase small subunit, whose translation MEKFTTHTGIGVPLRQSNVDTDQIIPAVYLKRITRTGFEDALFSAWRKDPAFILNQDPFSAGSVLVAGPDFGTGSSREHAVWALKDYGFKAVLSSRFADIFRGNSGKQGLLAAELAQDDIELIWKVLENAPGTEVKVDLVSKTVECGNVVAPFEIDDYTRWRLLEGLDDIGLTLQHEEDITAYEATRPAFKPTTLPAKLS comes from the coding sequence ATGGAAAAGTTCACCACCCACACCGGCATCGGCGTCCCGCTGCGCCAGAGCAACGTCGACACCGACCAGATCATCCCGGCCGTCTATCTCAAGCGCATCACCCGGACCGGCTTCGAGGACGCGCTCTTCTCGGCCTGGCGCAAGGACCCGGCCTTCATCCTGAACCAGGACCCGTTCAGCGCCGGCTCGGTACTGGTCGCCGGACCGGACTTCGGCACCGGATCCTCCCGCGAGCACGCCGTCTGGGCGTTGAAGGACTACGGCTTCAAGGCCGTGCTGTCCTCCCGTTTCGCGGACATCTTCCGGGGTAACTCGGGCAAGCAGGGCCTGCTGGCCGCCGAGCTGGCCCAGGACGACATTGAACTCATTTGGAAGGTGCTGGAAAACGCCCCGGGCACCGAGGTCAAGGTGGACCTCGTCTCCAAGACGGTCGAATGTGGCAACGTCGTCGCGCCGTTCGAGATTGACGACTACACGCGCTGGCGCCTGCTGGAAGGCCTGGACGATATTGGTCTGACCCTCCAGCATGAGGAAGACATCACGGCGTACGAGGCCACCCGGCCCGCCTTCAAGCCCACGACCCTGCCGGCCAAGCTCTCCTAG